CCCCACGACTCGTCGGCCCGCTGGAAGTCGTTGATCGTCAGGCGGCCACGGACGACGACCGGATCGCCCTTGTGCAACGACGTGTGCGAGTTCATCCCCAGCGAGCGGTAGGTCGCGACGTTGTAGTAGCTCGTCGGGCCGTCGACGAAGACGCCCTCCCGGTTGCGCCGGCGCGCGTTGGTGGCCAGCCGGAAGATGGTGAACTGCACCCCCGCTCGGGTGGTGCGGTGCTCGGGGTCGGCGACGAGGCGCCCGGCGACGGTCAGCTCGGTCTCGTTCATCAGGTGGTCCTCTCTCCCGCCCACCTCGGCTGGTGGGCTCGTGGGAACCACCCTCGCCAGTCCCCGGTCGAGGGACCACGGATCGCCACGGGATGTGGACCGCGCCCGAGGGACGGTCGACCTTGTGGACGGTCAGCGCAGGACGTGGCGCAGGTCCGCGCGGGTGTCGGCGTGCTCGGAGAGGACCTGGTGCACCGGCTCGACGACGCGCTCGTCCGCGACCCGACCGATGGATGCGCGCAGTCGACCCCGGACCACCGCCGCACGCCGGCGGGACCCGATGCGGGCCAGCCACCGGGCCAGGGCCGCGAGCAGGAGACCGGCCAGCAGCCCTCCGACGAGCAGCAGGAAGGGCGTGGCGAAGGGTCCCACGTCGAAGGTCGGGATCTCGGGCAGCTGCAGCCAGGCAGCGGCCCCGATGACGAAGAGCCAGACCAGTCCGACCACCGCGGCAAGGGCGAAGACGACCTGCAGCGTCCCGAAGACCGGCCACCACAGCGGCTTGCCCGCCCGCAACGACGTCGCGAGCACGGCCTGGTCGAGGTCGTCCGCGAGGTCGTGGTCGGCCGGTCGTGCGGCGTCGGCGACGGCATCCGCCCAGCGGGTCGGCAGGCCCTCCCCCGCGGTGGTCCCGATGCGTCGGGCGGCGAGGTCGACGGCGGCACGCGCGGCCGGTGCGGGCGGTGGGATCGAGGAGCGGCCGAGCACGGCCCTCATGTCCTGCTCGGTGATGTCGGGGGCGGCCGTGTCGTTCTTGTCGAGCCGCAGGCGCTTCAACGGTGCCGGCCGGAAGGCGCGGACCCACCGGGTGA
Above is a window of Janibacter cremeus DNA encoding:
- a CDS encoding single-stranded DNA-binding protein — protein: MNETELTVAGRLVADPEHRTTRAGVQFTIFRLATNARRRNREGVFVDGPTSYYNVATYRSLGMNSHTSLHKGDPVVVRGRLTINDFQRADESWGSSADIDAYSVGHDLTFGTTEYLKSGRAGDSAAQAAGEGGYDRLKERLEQEVGQDGQSWGAPPAATGAKGGPPAPEEPVAAHEPEEVEPVSA